Genomic segment of Panicum virgatum strain AP13 chromosome 2K, P.virgatum_v5, whole genome shotgun sequence:
gaattttttttattgggCATGTATGTTCCATGTTCAGAAAAATATTTAAAGTTTAGGATAAAATCGTCCAACTAAAACAGACAATTATTTATAATCAAACTGCATTTTCACAAGAAAAAATGTTCCACATGGCGAGAAAATTGATCTAGGTTCATGAGGAAACTAACCTGTAGAAAATTGTTCTGGATTTACGATAAAATGTTCTACCTTTATAATAAAATTATTCTAGATTAAAGAGAAAAATATTCTAGATAAAAAAATTGTACAGGAGAAACAAACAATTTGCACACTCGAAACAAATCAATCATGAAACAAAGATTTGTACACGTTTAGTTAAAATATAACTTGAAGGGAATCTAAAACTTGTGGAAGGTCAATACAACAAAACACACTTTTGAACTAAATATTTACgctatataaaaataacaaagttTATGCAGGGACAAATAATTCGGCCCAAAAGACACACTGGCTTTGTTCTGCTGGCAatagcaccagccacagccagccgaacataATGCCTAACCGTTTTGATTAAAAAACTGAAAGCAGCAGATATTATCTAGAGAAACTAGTTAGGGCAGGTACATTGCTACACGTCAGCGATCTCATAGCCTATCTTATACAGATCCAAGTAGGGTAAAATTAAGAACTATGAGAGTTGTTGTCATCATACTACTCacaatattttctttttaattcCACAAATAAAGAGACATGGTACTACTAATGAAAATGTTAACTTATTGTAGAAGTTGTCTGTTTAGTCATCTCAAGATAACGTATCATTGTACATTGCTACACGTCAGCGATCTCATAGCCTATCTTATACAGATCCAAGTAGGGTAAAATTAAGAACTATGAGAGTTGTTGTCATCATACTACTCacaatattttctttttaattcCACAAATAAAGAGACATGGTACTACTAATGAAAATGTTAACCTATTGTAGAAGTTGTCTGTTTAGTCATCTCAAGATAACGATCATTGTATGAGACCGCTTAGCTGTTAGATGGCAACAATGTACTTGCGCCGTAGAACTAGTGTTGCGCTGTAGAACTACAGTGGCAACTGTGATAAAGATTAGTGTCCTTTTCAGCCTTCTGGCATGCCCAGATGTCCAATTGTTAAGGAGCGCACCAATCCGCCTGACTAACCCAGCTCGCCTCTGTTTTGCCATTTGTTAAGCTGTCAACCAAATTAAACACCATCTGCCGTCCTTTGACTTGTGTAGGAAAGCGCCGAGTGTATCTATATCCACTGACGCCAGAACAACAAATCAAGGCCTGCCACTGATCCTCTGTCCCCAAGCTCGGCATGGCGGTCCCAccctacctcctcctcctcctgtcctcTACGCTGCTtttccccggcgccgccgcgtacTCGGAGTACTCGTGCAATGGCACCACGGGCAGGTTCACCTCCGGCGGCGCGTTCGCCGCCAACCTGGGCCGCCTCGTCGCGGCGCTCCCCGCcaacgcctcctcctccccgtcgcTCTTCGCCTCGGCCGCCGTCGGGGCCGCCCCGGACACGGCCTACGGCCTCGCGCTCTGCCGCGGCGACGTCGCGGAGCCCGGGGCCTGCTCGGCGTGCCTCGCCGGCGCGTTCGCCAGGCTGCGCCGGCTCTGCGGCGCGGACAGGGACGCCACCTTCTACGCGGAGCTGTGCACGGCGCGGTACTCGGGCGGCGACTTCCTGGCGCGGCCCGGCGACAACTCGCCGGTGATCAACGCGCTGGACGTGAACGGGTCGACGTACTACGGGTGGGACGCCCGGAACGCGACGAGCCGGACGCTGTTCCTGTCGCTGGTGGGCACGCTGCTCGGGGAGATGGCCATGTACGCCGCCTACAACTCCTCGGCGGCGCGCATGTTCGCGAGCGCCGCCATGTACGTCAACCCGCAGCTGCCGACGGTGTACGGCTTCGTGCAGTGCACGCCGGACCTCTCGCGGGGCCAGTGCTGGGACTGCTTCCAGGGCCTCCAGGACCTCAACCGCCGGTGGTACGACGGCCGCGAGGGAGGCCGCATCCTCGGCGTCCGCTGCAGCTTCCGCTACGAGGCCTACCATTTCTTCGCCGGCATGCCGGAGGTCAGGATTGGCCTGCAGGGCGACGCATCTTCTTCGTCAACTCCTGGAAGCCGCGGTAAGCAGAAAGaaacttccttttttttttccctctttCTATTTTGAACACTTCATGTACATGTGTTTCTAAAAGTTGTAATGTCAAGAATATTATGCCATCTATCACGTGTTCTACATTTTGaagtctgtttttttttttgactggaTGATGCAGGAAGCAGCCACAAGAAGGTCGTAATTGTCGCTCTCATCGTATCAATCACGGCGTTCTGCGCAATACTGATGGCCGGGCTTTTGATAATCCGAACACAAAGACAGCGAGCCGGTAAGGCGACAAAGACCACTGCAAGGAATGGGGGTTCTTTGCAACGATCCAAATCATCGCATTGACGGATTGGGGCTAGAGTCTTGGAATTTACGCTTACTGGCTGAAAAACTCCAATgcagagaagaggaagaagctgcagctgcaggcgCAATCCCGGAACAGCTCCGCGACAGAAGAGGCGCTCAAGCTGTGGCGGATTGAGGAGAGCAGCACGGACTTCACGCTGTACGACTTCGCCGAGCTGGCCGCCGCGACGGCCGACTTCTCCGACGAGAACCTGCTCGGCAGAGGCGGCTTCGGGCCGGTTTACAAGGCGAGTACAGCGGTCGCgtcccgcgccgcgcctcctcgtCGATCACCTGACGTACCTGAGCAGCAGCCATGGCTGACTCTGTTCTTGGCGTGCCAATTCCCTCTCCTCCTGCAGGGCAAGCTGCCAGACGGCGCCGAGATCGCGGTGAAGCGGCTGGCGGCGCACTCCGGGCAGGGGCTGGAGGAGTTCAAGAACGAGATCCAGCTGATCGCCAAGCTGCAGCACACCAACCTGGTCCGACTCATCGGCTGCTGCGTCCAGGATGAGGAGAAGCTGCTCGTCTACGAGTACATGCCCAACCGCAGCCTCAACTGCTTCATCTTCGACCCGCAGCGGGGGACGCAGCTGGACTGGGAGAAGCGGCGGCGCGTCATCGAGGGGGTCGCGCAGGGGCTCCTCTACCTGCACAAGCACTCCCGGGTGCGCATCGTCCACCGGGATCTCAAGGCCAGCAACATCCTGCTGGACAAGGACCTCAACCCCAAGATCTCCGACTTCGGCATGGCCAGGATCTTCGGCTCCAACATGACGGAGGCCAACACCAACAGGGTCGTCGGCACATAGTAAGACTTTGTTAAGAACGTACTATCTCCGTTTTAAATTGTACtagttcgtttgattttttaactttaaatttgaTCACCCgtattattcaaaaaatttatccaAACATTGCCAAATTTTAATTATTCTTGAAGATCTTTGATTGATAAAGCGACCCACTACAAAAGAACttatattttgcaaaaaaattgaaCAAGATGTATGGTCAAATTTAgcatcaaaaatcaaacaacctataatttaaAATGGATGGAGTATCTAGCAACACTTTATGCATGTGTGCAGGTTGTATGTTACTGTCATTGTGACACCCTTTCTTTGTTTCGTTTCAGTGGCTACATGGCTCCGGAGTATGCTTCGGAGGGCATCTTCTCGGTGAAGTccgacgtgtacagcttcggcGTGTTGCTACTGGAGATCGTCAGCGGCAGGAGGAAcagcggccaccaccaccactacggcgacttcgtcaatctcctcGGATATGTAAGTTTCTCGCCGCTAGAGACGACAACAACCACCATGAACTCCTCGCGTTGCTTTCACATGCCGCAACTTATCCGCCGCCATTAGGTCAATGATTTCACATCTGAGTAGTGTTCAAGAGTAAACGGCATTCATCACAAATAAAAGTGCGGCGTCGCATTGATGAACCGTCGCAGGCATGGCAGCTGTGGAGGGACGGGAGGGCGTGCGAGCTGGTCGACccggcgctgggcgagcgcggcgacgcggcggccaTCGTGCGGTGCGTCAAGGTGGCGCTGCTGTGCGTGCAGGACAGCGCCGCGGACCGCCCCACCATGGCCGACGTGACGGCgatgctggccgccgccggcgacggaggcggcggcggggcgtccGGGCCGCTCCCGGACCCGAGGCGGCCGCCGCACTTCTCGCTCAgggcgacggccggcggcggcggcaccacgtCGTCGTGCTTCAGCACCAACGACCTCACCATCAGCTCCTCCATCCAGGAGGGAAGATGATGACTTGTTCGCGCAAACACCTCCTCTCTGATGATGGGGATCGACGCGATCGAGCTGCATGCGTGTGAGATGGGAATTGGAGCGGTCGATTGGCGGTTGTCACGAGTTGCAGATGAGGCGAGACGTGTTCTTGCCTTCTTGGGTACGTTACGTCGTCTGTTGCTGTGAGACCGTGACATGTCACATGGCGATTGTTGTACGTGTGCTATGATGATTGTGCACCGCTGTACGCACGCAAATGCTGGCATTGATTGGGGACATGCATGTGGCGGTGCTGCTTTGACGGCGAGGAGTCGAGTCGGTGGTGATCTGTGGGCGGCAGGCTTCATTCAAAAGGGGTCGCTTTCGGAATCGGGGGGtgactgtgtgtgtgtgtgtcgcaGACAATTCGAGCCGTCCAAATGCGAGCCTGATGAATGATCAGTAAATGACTTGGACGACAAACGCGTGTGCGCGCGTTGATTCTTGCTTGCAGGACGAAGCAAATGCGGGTTTCTTTCTTTTACTAATACCTTGTCCTATGCTTCAGTCGACTGTTGAAAAGTTTCTCTTCGTAGACAAAAGCCAAAACAAGACGAATTGACGCAGTAGTTGCATACCATATGCCATGGTTTGTCTCGGTTCATCCTACTTCCTATCCGCAGCTGCGTACAGGTGTGAGGTGTGTCAGTACTGTTCTTCAGGCGGTAGCTGcttttcgagaaaaaaaaaacagataaaCAGGCAGGTAGGCCAAGAAGGAAGAGACTGGAGAATGGCCCAGCCCAATATGCACCTTGCCGGCCCAGAATGGTTAAGGCCCAATATGTGAACATGTCACCTGTCATCAAACTGCAAACCATGTTCAGTTTAGAACTTtggcaaaagaaaaggagaataTTTTGCAGTGGCACGCTCCATACTAGTCAGAGTCAACAGTAAGCAACCAAAGCTAAGAGCTTGGCTACGCGCCTACGCCACCTCCATTCCACAGATTGTTCTTGTTCAGTCGCTAGACTGTTCGTCCGTCCCTCGGTCAGACACAAGCGCTCGCCTTTCTCCCCGCCGCACACGGCCATGCCTCGCGCTTGCACCGCCACCTCGCCCGCGCTCCTCCCGGCCCTGGCCGCGGCCGGCCCCCTCGCCCGGCGGCCACAAGTGCGGGGCGCAGGGCACGTACGCTTCCGGCAGCGCCTACGAGGCCAACTTGCGGCGTCTCGCGGCCGTCCTCCCCGCCCAAGCAAATGCGTCCTCCTGCCGGTGCTCCCCCGGCAACCACGCCGGCGCGCGCCCCGACACCGTCGCCGCTTCGGCCTACTGCTACTGGCGTCCGGACGCGGGCTGGCCGTCCGACTGCGCCGCCTGCATCGCGCGGGCCTTCGAGGAGGCGCAGCGGCTGTGCGGCTGTGCCCGTACTACAGGCACGCCATGGTCgtggtcgacggcggcgagtgCAGCGTCAGCTTCCACGACGTCCAGCAGAGCAGCGGGACGAGAGTATGGGGCTCGGCAGCCCCGGGGGTAAGTGATCTTTCTAGTGCCTCTCAATATAAATCCCATCAATCTAGCTAAGAGACAAAAACACTGAACAAGAGATGACACTTGGAAATGATATATGTTTTCAGAAACTGTAGCAGATGGGGATCATGCATCATATATCAATAAGGAACTGACACGCTATATGTCGGAGGACGAAGTATTGGAATTGAAGAACTTTACAGAACGTGCTATACAAGCTTCGAAGTCACCAGGATGCCTCACTTGTTTTCTGAAAAGTTCTAACGTGTGAAGGATCTAACTGTGTGAAGGATCTAACTATGTCAATTCTTGTTTTCAGTTGCTGCTCTCAATTTGCAATGATGTAAACCGCTTGGTTCGTGTACTAAAAGAAATTTTTTACAATGCTCGTCAATGTATTGTGTATTTTCGGTACCAAAAAGTCATGCACATTAGAATTTGTTGACTCTTTGAGTCCACTAAGCATATGcacttgtttcttttttctagatttatttcaAGAATCATCGGTACCTTTTGTTTTAGTGATAGCCAATGTGCTGGTCGACAACAAGATGTTTGTAGTGATTTCGACAATGAAAAGGAATACATCTTACATTGATTAAAAGAAAGAGTACTCTACGAAATACAGTGAGtactattttccaaaaaaaaaatgaggaTTCACATTGGCACTCGCAGTTACTAGAAGTCCGTCCTGCATCTCCAAGATGTGCTTGACAGCCAACTTCACCAATATTTTGGAGTTGGCCAATGTTGGCTCGTCATCTCAAAGCATTACTAGTCGACGGTCAACAACCACTCCCTGTCTCCATGAGCTCAACAAATCCACCTTAATATAATGAAGCACTGAACCCTAAATTTGTCACACCccgttttaaggacaaaaccgaatgcataactatatgtatgccaggatcaagttttaTACATATAGAgatattataagtgaataatcagtaacagtattacgtaaaagagaattacaaccaatagaagattatcagagttatacagcttatcctggaaacgaaggcttcaaacttcacaggcaattgactgggggttgcgtacgcctagaactcagcaacatcttcaaaatacttctcacacctccttctgagcagcagtaagcaagggtgagtacacttatggttggtactcagcaaggccacaagaaataaccagaaaataatttaaatccatctttaagtttattaatcatgtgagggtccaaaccgctcttgaccgtgagcacggctaaccgattagttttaactctgcagaggttgtacactttcaccacaattcgcgtaaaagttccgaagaactttgaacccaaccacgcaatgtgctagctaggcacaataccacacttctgaggtgtgattgcatagggacgctacgaggcctttacaaagattccctaaccaatgacaatccgctaaggtttcaagccaaagcggtcataacactgtcctaatgaggtggtaccttgccaaaggaccattaaacaataccaattgccccaagaggaccgagctatacctcgtcgatgcatcccctcttgccatttcggtaagattgtcacaagctagagtatctaattaatcagccaagaccagagccatatagtattgtggttgtactgttttcttgggtggttctccatgttccaattaaatcatcataatactcttgtaaataagcatagacagaaagatggttagggtcacttacCTTTTTCCAACAAAAAATGTACTcctactgctcttcagcttttgctcacttggaaaacttgatcTTCGACCTTCGAAcaatgatccttctactcggaacaatcatcgggcaagcatacaaagcaaacaagaagatacatctaagaacaatacaccaaaacaaaagaaaggctttaaaagagcacactaaaggataggggtcgctgctacggttacgagagcgcaagaaacacggaaaacggaactaaaacggcgattccaTTGACTAAACGGTgtttcagggatctagtcgcgattaactaaaaggttaaggactaacagaaaagatttgtaagacacaacaaagtatGATCACAGAGTATAACAAAGTGATAAAACTATTGCACACGTTGCAAGAATCACGTGAAcgcaagaatcgatgaaaacggagctaaaacgaagaagttatggctaaaacaaggttctaggggctcacttgtgaagaaacagagcttccaggggctagatctgaagaaaccagggactaaaatgaaattaaacctaaacttcAAGGGCTACCTTTCAAAAGAAAGggtcctggacggcgggttctaaatTGTAAAAGCACAGGGTTTAAAACAGAAGAAACAGTGCTGATTTGTgaatacttttgaactagttagGACTGCGAGTTGATTTCCTATAAactgaggggctcttttgcaaagttATTGAGTGTTGACCGGTATGGAGGCTATTGACTCTGGTTGAAACAGATCTGGGCCGTTCGATCTCGATCGGCCGGCTCAGAACGGATCGGGCGgatagggcggcggcgctgtgacgCCGGCGCACTACAGTAAACGGTGGATTCACCGTCGGCCGTAAAGGCGTCGGTTCTGAACAGTAGCCGACGTTTTTAACTTAAAAGCGTCGGTGGACCGACGGTTTTATCCGTCGGAACTATTTCGACGCCTTTAACCCAGTAAAGCTGTCGGTACCGACGGTTTTATGAATTAAAGCCGTCGGGGGCACGAGCCGACGCCTTTAACGCGGGGACCGCCCCGTATAGCTGTCGGCTGACAACCGACGCCTTTAACACGTTACAACCGTCGGCCTGGCCCACCACCGACGCCTTTAACCTTTAAACCCGTCGGCCCAGCCAAAGTCACCGACGCCTTTAAATTTTTAAAGACGTCGGCCTGGCCGACCACCGACGCCTTTAGACTTTAAAGCCGTCGGCCCCATATTCGTGAACCGACagttttaaattattttttttaccgcccctatttcctttctctccctccccggcTGGGAAGCCTCCGATCCATACAGAACACACACCCTCCGATCCATACAGAACAATAGACACAGCCTCCGATCCATACAGAACAATAGACACAAGCATAACCTCCGATCAACAGCAATAAACACAAGCATAACCTCCGATCCATACAGTCAACAGCAATAAACACAAGCATAACCTCCTCAACAGTAATACATGTCCAAAATCCACATAAACACAAGCATAATATCTCACATAAACATGTTCAAAGTCTTCTAAGGTGACAAATTCAAGTTTCCCCGCAAGGTGATCAATCCATCGCCATGTCGTGGTTCGAACCTCCGCCACTCGCACCTCCGCCACTCGCACCTCCACCGCTCAAATTGAGAAATATGTCACCATCAGGCGTTCCTTGACGGGAACCCTACGAGAAGCAAATACAACCGTTTAAGCCTTGGGGTAAGCAAATTTCCTATAGTAGATAGGAAAATGTACATATCCTGTTGCATTTGGCAGGCAAAGATTTTATCAAGGCAAAACAGGAATGGATTTATCGATAGCAAAACAGTGGCTACTGAGTCAATCATCTTGGTAATGTAAATATGTTGGGGGCTAGTTTATCAGGCCCTCTGCAACTTTGCATTAGTTCCAGGGTAAATCACTAATTAAAGCTCCAAGGGTAGTGTTATTTCTGTTCTGGGTGACTAGTATGGGTAACAATCGCTGAGCTAGTTGAGACGGAACCATATATCTTGGATCACAGCTCAGTACTAGTAGTTGAGGTAAAATTAATGAGAAGATCGAAACGTTGAGCTGAGGTACTAATCACAGAAGTGAAGAAAGCGGCTAGCTATTGTCATACCGCTGCTGGTGGAGGAAATGGTGCTGGCGGAGTCTGCCACCACGGACCGAACGGCGGCATTTGTGGGAGAACACCTGTAGAAGCTTGGCCTCCAGACCGAGATGCGCCCAACATCGCCATGAATCCCTGAGGTGGTGGAATATATGCTTGGCTACTCTCGGAACCTTGTGATTGCTGCGGCATACCGAACTGAGATCCGGTGCTACCCCCAGCCAAGAACTGCATACGTAAATTATTGATGAGATCTTAAGAAAACAGATGATCGCCTCATGTTACAACGTAAGATATTACCTGTGCCATCATCAAATACTGCATCTGTTGCTGCATCTGTTGCATCTGCTCTTGGGTACGTCTCAATTGCTTTTTTAATTCATTTGTCTCCGCAGTAGACTGTGACCGACTAGAACTGGCACTGGAGCTCCGTCGTCTAGAATAAGCCTCACGATCCACATACCCATCGCCCAACCCAAttctacaaaaaaaaacacaagtgTTATGAATCGATAATCATTAACTTATAAACCATCAATATGTTTACATACCTCCCATGCGGTAGACCTCCGCCGGCGTCGTACGCCACAGCCACATCCAACGGCTCCTTTAAAAAATCCAcatcatcgccatggctccTTTTGAAATACTCAGCATATTTTGCCTACCATACATTGAGGTCACGAATAGATGTAATATGACTTCATGGAAGATATAACCAACACTGAAGATACTTACCATTTTCTCCATTGCTCCCTCGTCAATCAATTGCTCCGGGCGATCTGGGTCTGTGCCTTTGCGCGCCTTGAGGTAAACCTCGAAAAAAGTAGGACGGACACCGGTTTCAGCTTCCTGCAATACCAAAATCCAATAGTTTAGGTAATACAAGTTTTTGATGTAATAGAAAAATGATTGTAGTAATTCATACCAATCTTTGCTCCTTCCGCACATGTCCCTCTGGTCCATAGCGGTGCAACCCAGGCTTGCTCAACCGATTTCTGCGGTTTCTATCCGAAATGTCTTTGTACTCCTGCGACGCCCAGTACTCGCAAAGCCATTCCCAAGCTTCCTGGTCCACACAGACCCAATCCACGTAGCTCTGCAAGTACTCCTCCTTACTGAGGTGTATTTTCTTTGCTCGCTTGTTGGTCATAGGCTTCCACAACTTGGTCTTGAAGTACACGGTCACAGCTTTGATCCGTGCTTCAGAGAAGGAGTCCTTTGTACGTCTTCTCGCTGCATTATGGAAAACGAACCTCGCATATGGTTCACTCGCGCCATCCCACCCAGGCTCGACCCAACC
This window contains:
- the LOC120690299 gene encoding putative cysteine-rich receptor-like protein kinase 20: MAVPPYLLLLLSSTLLFPGAAAYSEYSCNGTTGRFTSGGAFAANLGRLVAALPANASSSPSLFASAAVGAAPDTAYGLALCRGDVAEPGACSACLAGAFARLRRLCGADRDATFYAELCTARYSGGDFLARPGDNSPVINALDVNGSTYYGWDARNATSRTLFLSLVGTLLGEMAMYAAYNSSAARMFASAAMYVNPQLPTVYGFVQCTPDLSRGQCWDCFQGLQDLNRRWYDGREGGRILGVRCSFRYEAYHFFAGMPEVRIGLQGDASSSSTPGSRGSSHKKVVIVALIVSITAFCAILMAGLLIIRTQRQRAEKRKKLQLQAQSRNSSATEEALKLWRIEESSTDFTLYDFAELAAATADFSDENLLGRGGFGPVYKGKLPDGAEIAVKRLAAHSGQGLEEFKNEIQLIAKLQHTNLVRLIGCCVQDEEKLLVYEYMPNRSLNCFIFDPQRGTQLDWEKRRRVIEGVAQGLLYLHKHSRVRIVHRDLKASNILLDKDLNPKISDFGMARIFGSNMTEANTNRVVGTYGYMAPEYASEGIFSVKSDVYSFGVLLLEIVSGRRNSGHHHHYGDFVNLLGYAWQLWRDGRACELVDPALGERGDAAAIVRCVKVALLCVQDSAADRPTMADVTAMLAAAGDGGGGGASGPLPDPRRPPHFSLRATAGGGGTTSSCFSTNDLTISSSIQEGR